One window from the genome of Candidatus Manganitrophaceae bacterium encodes:
- a CDS encoding methyltransferase domain-containing protein, which produces MDAKSIERAYTVFSGFYDLVFGKWFHQSRADAIQLLNIRGSDAILEVGVGTGLSLPFYPRNCRVTGIDFCEPMLEKGRQRVRQYQLNHIQLLKMDAMKMSFPDNSFDAVFAAYVITAVPDPHQVISEMIRVCKAGGKIVLLNHFKNGNPFISTCEKVISPLTKKLGFQADLDLTTLLNGKPLAVDKKRSVKPLNYWKVVQCTNRKSVNGNGNGNGNVNGNGVHPPAYSVLKRG; this is translated from the coding sequence ATGGATGCGAAAAGTATCGAGCGGGCTTATACTGTCTTTTCCGGCTTCTATGATCTTGTCTTTGGAAAATGGTTTCACCAATCGCGTGCGGACGCCATTCAGCTTTTAAATATCCGGGGAAGCGATGCCATTCTGGAAGTCGGCGTCGGGACCGGACTCTCCCTTCCTTTTTATCCGAGGAACTGCAGGGTCACCGGGATCGACTTCTGCGAGCCGATGCTGGAGAAAGGGCGCCAGCGCGTGCGCCAATACCAGCTGAACCACATTCAACTGCTGAAAATGGACGCGATGAAGATGTCCTTTCCGGACAATTCGTTCGACGCCGTCTTCGCCGCCTATGTAATCACGGCGGTCCCCGATCCGCACCAGGTCATCTCCGAGATGATCCGCGTCTGCAAAGCGGGCGGAAAGATCGTTCTCCTCAACCACTTTAAGAACGGAAATCCGTTCATCTCCACCTGCGAAAAGGTGATTTCCCCCCTGACGAAAAAACTCGGTTTTCAGGCCGATCTGGACCTCACCACCCTGTTGAATGGGAAGCCTCTGGCAGTGGACAAAAAAAGAAGTGTCAAACCGCTGAACTACTGGAAGGTGGTTCAGTGCACCAACCGGAAGAGCGTCAACGGAAACGGAAACGGCAATGGGAATGTAAACGGAAACGGCGTCCACCCACCGGCTTATTCGGTGCTGAAAAGAGGATAG
- the glgC gene encoding glucose-1-phosphate adenylyltransferase, with protein MQIVNKTLSIVLAGGVGSRLHPLTADRAKPAVPFGGIYRIIDFTLSNCLHAGLRRILILTQYKSHSLHKHLRDGWSIFIPEIGEFITAVPAQMRMGEGWYAGTADAINQNRFLLERSGAEYVLVLAGDHIYRMDYAWMLEEHVRRKLDVTVACMPVPISEAHAFGVMEVDDDLRIRHFVEKSAAPPTMPGDSQRALASMGVYVFSLPVLLKVLAQDNGDVSSGHDFGKNILPRIINTLTVGAYGFGGKEGRVTRDGYWRDVGTLDAYYQANMDLLDPVPPIDLYQQDWGIRTYHGQYPAARMAPGSSGEVGSVVNTMLGGGDVIIGAKVIHSILSPNVWVESRTIIEDAILFEGVHVGEGARLRRCIIDKGVRIPSGETIGCDQDRDRSRGFTLSEGGIVVVPKEYQF; from the coding sequence ATGCAGATTGTCAACAAGACATTGTCGATCGTCCTGGCCGGCGGGGTTGGCTCGCGTCTTCACCCACTTACCGCCGACCGGGCAAAACCGGCGGTTCCGTTCGGCGGAATCTACCGGATTATCGATTTTACCCTCTCAAATTGTCTTCACGCCGGCCTGCGCCGGATCTTGATCCTCACCCAGTACAAATCGCACTCGCTCCATAAGCATCTGCGGGACGGCTGGTCGATCTTTATTCCGGAGATCGGCGAGTTCATCACCGCCGTCCCGGCTCAGATGCGGATGGGAGAGGGATGGTATGCCGGAACGGCCGACGCGATCAATCAAAATCGCTTTTTATTGGAGCGAAGCGGCGCCGAATATGTCCTAGTACTCGCCGGCGATCATATTTATCGAATGGATTACGCCTGGATGCTCGAAGAGCATGTGCGCCGTAAATTAGATGTGACCGTCGCCTGCATGCCGGTGCCGATCTCCGAAGCGCACGCGTTCGGAGTGATGGAGGTCGATGACGACCTGCGCATCCGGCATTTTGTCGAAAAATCGGCGGCCCCCCCCACCATGCCGGGCGATTCCCAGCGGGCGCTCGCTTCCATGGGCGTTTACGTTTTTAGTCTCCCCGTTCTTCTCAAGGTCTTGGCCCAAGATAACGGAGATGTCTCCTCGGGCCATGACTTCGGAAAAAACATCCTGCCGCGGATCATCAATACGCTCACCGTCGGCGCCTACGGCTTCGGTGGCAAGGAGGGGCGGGTGACCCGCGACGGCTACTGGCGCGATGTCGGAACGCTCGATGCCTACTACCAGGCCAACATGGATCTGCTCGATCCGGTCCCCCCGATCGACCTTTATCAGCAAGACTGGGGGATTCGAACCTATCATGGTCAGTACCCCGCCGCCCGGATGGCCCCCGGTTCGTCCGGGGAGGTCGGCTCGGTTGTCAACACCATGCTCGGCGGCGGGGATGTCATCATCGGCGCCAAGGTGATCCACTCCATCCTCTCGCCGAACGTCTGGGTGGAATCACGGACGATCATTGAGGATGCAATCCTCTTTGAAGGGGTCCATGTCGGAGAAGGGGCGCGGCTGAGGCGCTGTATCATCGACAAAGGGGTCCGGATTCCATCGGGAGAAACGATCGGCTGCGACCAGGATCGTGACCGCAGCCGAGGCTTCACCCTCTCGGAAGGGGGGATCGTCGTGGTTCCAAAGGAATATCAATTCTAG
- a CDS encoding MBL fold metallo-hydrolase, with protein MLEDTFADIIGKARFGKERSLAVVARQAALSEERLTALEGGASPTEEEVAQLSSALSLDSRKLGVLARSEWEPQPQPPIPMIRWIDGRIGNYPVNGYLFVDPVRREAALFDTGYSPDQLLALLEREGVRLVALCITHTHADHIGGADVIHEATGAPIYLHPDEFPAGKRPPKGVLFLEEKREIPVGRFQIGHRSSPGHTPGGTTFFIEGGEGLNGPIAFVGDALFAGSLGRAESPRTYPLLLQSVQKAILSLPKETRLFPGHGPATTVEEERQHNPFFS; from the coding sequence ATGCTGGAAGATACCTTCGCCGACATTATCGGCAAAGCCCGTTTTGGGAAGGAGAGGTCTCTTGCAGTCGTGGCCCGGCAAGCGGCACTTTCCGAGGAGCGCTTGACTGCGTTGGAAGGAGGGGCTTCGCCGACGGAAGAGGAGGTCGCGCAGCTCTCTTCCGCGTTGTCGCTCGATTCCCGAAAGCTCGGCGTCCTCGCCCGGTCCGAGTGGGAGCCGCAGCCGCAGCCGCCGATCCCGATGATCCGATGGATCGACGGACGGATCGGTAATTATCCTGTAAACGGTTATCTTTTTGTCGATCCGGTCCGGCGTGAGGCCGCTCTTTTCGACACCGGCTACAGCCCGGATCAGCTCCTTGCCCTTTTGGAGCGGGAAGGGGTGCGCCTGGTCGCCCTCTGTATTACGCATACCCATGCCGACCATATCGGCGGCGCCGATGTCATCCACGAAGCGACGGGGGCGCCGATCTATCTTCATCCGGATGAATTTCCTGCGGGGAAACGCCCGCCGAAAGGCGTTCTCTTTCTGGAGGAGAAGAGGGAGATCCCGGTCGGCCGATTCCAGATCGGCCATCGAAGCAGCCCGGGGCATACCCCGGGAGGAACCACCTTTTTCATCGAAGGGGGGGAAGGACTAAACGGACCGATTGCGTTTGTCGGCGACGCCCTCTTTGCCGGATCGCTCGGCCGCGCAGAATCTCCCCGAACCTATCCACTCTTGCTTCAATCGGTTCAGAAGGCGATTCTCTCGCTCCCGAAGGAGACCCGCCTCTTTCCCGGCCATGGACCGGCGACCACGGTGGAAGAGGAGCGGCAGCACAACCCGTTCTTCTCTTAA
- a CDS encoding DUF4105 domain-containing protein translates to MILVWLFASNIFGASPDQNAYLNTLIKEALQKNLPQDRYWHLLLHYKKTTFGKIESQEDAPAFFNSPYGKSDPQAELIATLESFFKTSETIGSNQSHPQCDFAARYKWLKSQLSFDPAKLPEQRCEQLETWLKDLNPERITLVFSTYFMNNPASMFGHTLLRIDRKRIGADQKLLNYGVNYAANADTTNALMYMLKGVFGGFKGTFSVFPYYYKVQQYSNLESRDLWEYELNFTEDQINSLLLHLWELGGNYFNYYYFQENCSYHLLSLLEVANPDLHLTDQFLFQVIPGDTVKALIPYDTLIAKRVYRPSLLSQMNNKRLQMTEQEKEVFYRLAKDPSQIDKEDYRNLSVSSKALVLDAYLDYAQYQNMKKTRTAESIDKETRKILLERSKLDYRRTDPPELVPFSTPPELGHGSAQVRFGEGANKKETFEEISIRPAYHDLLAKDVGFGKDSQILFLETTVRYYNESDKTKLERFKLLDIVSLTPYDPLFKKISWRLSLGVDTPKDLHCGYCNTYEGKYGLGITYRPNPFSSILLYSFIDVELELSRHLDQDYRFGGGPTVGTLIDITEAWRAQISGSYLNFPLGDRSDYYAVSVNQRYALNQNLELRAEFNLTSGWREGVVMVSYYF, encoded by the coding sequence ATGATTCTCGTCTGGCTCTTCGCCTCCAATATCTTCGGCGCGAGTCCTGATCAAAATGCGTATCTCAATACTCTGATTAAAGAAGCCCTCCAAAAAAATCTCCCTCAAGACCGATACTGGCATCTTTTACTCCACTATAAAAAGACCACTTTCGGAAAGATTGAAAGTCAAGAAGATGCTCCGGCCTTTTTCAATTCGCCGTACGGCAAATCCGATCCCCAGGCGGAGCTTATTGCGACTTTGGAATCGTTCTTTAAAACGTCGGAAACAATCGGGTCAAATCAGTCACACCCTCAGTGTGATTTCGCCGCCCGTTACAAATGGCTGAAGTCCCAACTCTCATTTGATCCCGCGAAACTTCCGGAACAGCGATGCGAACAATTGGAGACGTGGCTCAAAGACCTCAATCCGGAAAGAATCACCCTGGTCTTCTCCACCTATTTTATGAACAACCCGGCATCCATGTTTGGCCATACGCTCCTCCGAATCGATCGGAAACGGATCGGTGCGGACCAGAAACTCCTCAATTACGGCGTGAATTATGCCGCAAACGCAGACACGACGAACGCTTTAATGTATATGCTGAAAGGGGTCTTCGGCGGATTCAAGGGGACCTTCTCCGTCTTTCCCTACTACTACAAGGTTCAGCAGTACAGCAATTTGGAGAGTCGAGACCTCTGGGAATATGAATTGAATTTCACGGAAGATCAGATAAACTCACTTTTGCTCCATCTCTGGGAGTTGGGCGGGAATTATTTCAATTATTATTATTTTCAAGAGAACTGCTCCTATCACCTTCTTTCATTATTAGAGGTAGCAAACCCCGATCTTCATTTAACGGATCAGTTCCTTTTCCAGGTCATTCCAGGAGATACGGTCAAGGCATTGATCCCCTACGATACATTGATTGCAAAGAGGGTATACCGGCCTTCTCTCTTGAGTCAAATGAATAACAAGCGTCTCCAAATGACCGAACAAGAGAAAGAGGTGTTTTATCGACTGGCGAAAGATCCGTCTCAGATTGATAAGGAAGACTACCGGAATCTCAGCGTGTCATCGAAGGCCTTGGTCTTGGACGCCTATTTAGATTATGCACAATACCAGAATATGAAAAAGACAAGGACGGCTGAATCGATCGACAAAGAGACAAGAAAGATCTTATTGGAACGAAGTAAACTGGATTATCGCCGGACCGATCCCCCCGAGCTCGTTCCGTTTTCTACTCCGCCCGAGCTCGGACATGGAAGCGCTCAGGTTCGATTTGGAGAGGGTGCGAATAAAAAAGAGACGTTCGAGGAGATCTCAATCAGACCCGCTTATCATGACCTTCTGGCCAAAGATGTCGGTTTTGGTAAAGATTCTCAAATCTTGTTCTTGGAGACAACGGTTCGATATTACAATGAATCAGACAAAACCAAGCTCGAGCGCTTTAAGCTGCTGGATATTGTTTCATTAACCCCTTATGATCCATTGTTCAAAAAGATCTCATGGCGACTGAGTCTCGGAGTGGATACCCCCAAAGACCTTCATTGCGGTTACTGTAATACATACGAAGGGAAGTATGGGCTCGGAATCACTTATCGTCCCAATCCTTTCTCGTCGATTCTTCTCTATTCATTCATTGATGTCGAATTGGAACTATCGAGACATCTCGATCAAGATTACCGGTTTGGTGGTGGTCCGACGGTCGGGACATTAATTGACATCACCGAAGCTTGGAGGGCTCAGATCAGCGGAAGCTATCTAAATTTCCCGCTGGGAGACCGATCGGATTATTATGCTGTTTCGGTCAACCAAAGATATGCGCTGAACCAGAATTTAGAGCTCAGGGCTGAATTCAATCTGACAAGCGGCTGGAGGGAGGGGGTGGTGATGGTGAGTTATTATTTCTAG
- a CDS encoding DUF3015 family protein gives MKKLMLAIVGILMFSPTVFAAGYGEAGCGLGSLIFGSTPGFVQIFAATTNASTYSQGFGITSGTSNCDAKGFDVSQVEQEKFVAHNFSGLAKEMATGEGEQLATLAGMLGCPSVKQTQFNATAQRNYGAIYASDTTSPTEMLTAVKAVVARDQELSTACSSH, from the coding sequence ATGAAAAAGTTGATGTTGGCTATTGTTGGTATTTTAATGTTTTCTCCGACTGTGTTTGCCGCTGGATATGGTGAGGCCGGTTGTGGGCTTGGCTCGTTAATTTTCGGGAGCACACCTGGTTTTGTTCAGATTTTTGCCGCCACGACAAATGCCTCTACTTATTCGCAAGGGTTCGGAATTACATCAGGTACTTCGAACTGTGACGCAAAGGGGTTTGACGTATCACAGGTAGAGCAGGAGAAGTTTGTGGCGCACAATTTCTCTGGTCTGGCCAAAGAAATGGCGACGGGAGAGGGAGAACAACTCGCTACCCTTGCGGGAATGCTCGGTTGTCCTTCCGTCAAGCAGACTCAATTTAACGCCACTGCACAACGAAATTATGGGGCAATTTACGCCAGCGACACGACCAGCCCGACTGAAATGTTAACGGCTGTAAAAGCGGTGGTCGCACGGGATCAGGAACTGTCCACTGCATGTAGCAGCCACTAA